GGATAATTGCGGGATAAGTGCGGTGCGGTTCAAATAGTAACAAacatgtagagatttttgttactactgagagcatctccaacccctagctattttcacctctatatgCTATAATAGAGGCAAAAGTGTTCCATCTCATCATAGAGATTGCTATTATTTCCTCTATTTAGCATTCCTCTATTATAAAgtcatacttttttattttcaaaatagtcttttaactttcaaatttttatagttgtaaccaaaataattatatttatagagaaatacaGTTTTTGTAAGagtataataacattttttatttacataatagtcttTAAcacaactttaaaaaaattcataagtttttgaaaatattttaaaaattaaaaataaatagggcTAGTTATCaacttttataaacaaaatgtatcttttgtaaaattaaaatagaatcttTTGAGAATATTCCTTTATAGaggtaaaaatagagaaatacattggagagaaACTCATTTCTATTTTAGAGATGCTCTATTTTAGAGATAAAAATAGGAGAATACATTGGAAATGGTCTGACAGGTGGTGCGGTGCGGGACGGTTggttaccattcggagccttACGATGCagctaataaaaagaataagcTAGATTAGTCAAGTAACATGATGGgtcaaacaaatattttaaaattttactgaTAAAGTTGACGCTTTGTGCTTGTGCAGGACTTTGTTCtcgtttctttatttttctttattgacATCGTTCGATACGATGTTTTAGAACTTATTCGTttcaaaatcataattttaaagaGGAATATATGCTTGAAAAGTACgcaagttaaatttttttatttaatctatGGTTTTTCAACGTTAAGACAAGGTCCACCAAACTTAGTGATAAGTTAGTTAGATGCAATTTAGAAACTTATGTATTTTGGTTTGAAGCTCTTTGGAGGCATCGACTACCTCGCCATGACTCCTCCTCGGCTCCACTCGCATCCTATGTCATACTGTATTGTTTTTACAGTAATTAGATTAACTAGGCATGAGCATTCGGGATCCGATCGGATTTCGGTTTAGTCCAATCGGGCTTCGGTTTTTTGAGTTTATCAAAATCATCTCCATTCGGGTTATATGAAAATTCGGTTCGGGACTGGTTGAGTTCTATCGGATTCggatcggggttagtaaatcttcaaagaaccggtacaacccgaTGTACTTTCGGATCCGGGTctcaatcggttcttcggtttaaatgTACCTGATTTATATCTACTTTGTAACGAAAAAgtaagtaaaatcggttcttttGTTTTACAATActtgatttgtacatattttgtaagcaaaacataaataaaataggttaaaaaaaaaagaaaagaacatcaaatgtgatcaaatcaagtgaaaggtaaacatagttattgatcgaaagaaaaccaaataaatgaaagcataaaacgaaaaccaagttctcatgaaatgaaaaacattattcaataaaaacaaaaccaaaatctaaaaacttcaactttcaaccgccaccttcaaccatcaatcttcatataataaataattattttagatgtttaatatattttgaatacatattaggaattgaaatcatgtttggtacaagttttttttgaaaattttgaatgtttcggatTCTATCGGATATCTATTTAGGtttggattcggttcggataataccaataacccgaaataccataaaacaagataaattcgATATTTATGCCGGGTTCatatcggttcggattcatttttattggatcgagttcggttcggatttttttgggttcggtttatttgctcAGCTCTGATGTTAACCTTATGGTGAAACTAATTTCTTACCATTTAACTAAAGACATCAATCTAACTAATTTTTCAAGCATATACCGATtgataaaatcatttttacCAACACTCATGCATCTTTAGCGACGAATGATTCATTTTTATACACATGTATTTTTTACCTTTAATGGTTTATCATTAAACAAACAATCATTTGAATACCCATTAGAGAAAAGTTGAGGGGAATTTCCGAATGATTTATATTACGGTTTCTTTATCGTAATTATTTACTTTAAGGGgccataaaaacatattttcaacaGTTACTTTTTGAAAACACAATATTTTCAACACATCAATTTGATTATTTGATTAGTTGGGGTTTACGTTTACTACTCATAACTGTGTATTTAAGGGTTAACTaaaaggggagagagagagaaagtgggaagaaaaacaaagagagagaaagtgggTGACAAAAAGTGGAGTCTTTTCATCATCAAACGAGAGAGAGACCCATTTCAATGTCGCCACAGAATCACTCTTGTTAGTGTAGTAGTGGGTTACAGAGTAAATGGTCTAGTAGAAGAAGATAGATCGATAAAGGTGTTagcttttttcaaaaaaacatcaCCAAATAGAGAGCTTTCTTAGATAAGTGAGAAGCATACCCAAATCTTATTCCTCTatctctctccttctccttgTTGGCTTTTAGAATTAAGAGGAGGAAGATGAGTGCTGCGGCGCATTTTAGCAACGACAGGGTTTACAAAGGGTTTCTTGTTTGGCTCTGCTTCTGGGGATGGCTCTCTCTAACATGCGCAGGGAGGCTCAGTGTCTCAAGTCAGAATCTCCAAGTGCACAAACACTTGAAACGATTGAACAAGCCAGCCGTTAAGAGCATTCAGGTTCCTACCTTTTTCCTGGAAACTTTTGTTCCACCCTTTAGTTGTTAGTAAGAAAATGTAGGAAGAAAGTTGGAGACTTTTGATTACTATGTGAAGTTTTGAACTCCAATTTGATTCTATAGtttattttgtgtgtgtgtgatatTTTTGCAAACAGAGTCCAGACGGTGACATAATAGACTGTGTTCACATATCCAAACAACCAGCTTTTGACCATCCTTTCCTCAAAGACCACAAGATTCAGGTAATCTTTGTTTCAGCATTTGCCTCAAATTCACACTATCTTTTTGCCTATGTCTTagcatattatgtttttaaacagATGAATCCTAGTACCACCCCTGAGTTGCTGTTTGAAGAGAACAAAGTGTCCAAGAAACCAAAAGTAGAGAGAATCAATCCAGTCACTCAGTTATGGCACCAAAACGGGGTGTGTTCAGAAGGGACAATACCAGTGAGGAGGACAAAGAAAGAGGATGTTCTGAGAGCAAGCTCTGTCAAACGTTACGGTAAGAAGAAGCACCGAACAGTTCCTCTGCCGCGTTCTGCTGATCCTGATCTCGCCAACCAAAGTGGTCATCAGGTAAATTTTTGATTCTTTTTACCTACATGTCTTCTTCTGAGTTTCTTGGTCTAAAATTTCTCTTTGTGGTGGAACTAGCATGCAATAGCTTATGTGGAAGGAGGCAAGTTTTACGGGGCTAAGGCGACAATAAATGTATGGGAACCTAAAGTACAAAGCCCAAATGAGTTCAGCTTGTCTCAGCTGTGGATTCTTGGAGGTTCTTTTGGTCAAGACCTCAACAGCATTGAAGCTGGCTGGCAGGTAACCCACCTATTTAAACCCATACCACTTTAACTTCTTTCCATTACATCTTTGACATATATACACAAATCACAGGTTAGTCCGGATCTCTATGGTGATAACAATACAAGGCTGTTTACATACTGGACGGTATGCTCTACAACCACTCAACTTCCCTTCAGTTTCTGATGATTCTTACTGTGTATTTTGGGCTGATAAGGTTTCATTCTTTTCTGTATATGGAACAAACAACAGAGCGATGCTTATCAGGCTACTGGCTGCTACAACCTCCTTTGTTCCGGTTTTATACAAGTCAACAGCCAAATAGCAATGGGAGCAAGTATCTCTCCCGTCTCTGGCTTCCATAACCCGCAGTACGATATCAGCATTACCATTTGGAAGGTATAAACCATACATACCTTTTCATGGAACCCTTAAACGTGAATCGCCTTTTTGTCCCCAAAGATGCTAACTTTGGAACATTTTGCTTGTAGGATCCAAAGGAAGGGCACTGGTGGATGCAGTTTGGAGATGGGTACGTGTTGGGATACTGGCCAAGCTTTTTGTTCTCCTACTTAGCGGACAGTGCATCGATAGTGGAATGGGGCGGGGAAGTGGTGAACATGGAAGAAGACGGTCACCACACAACCACACAAATGGGAAGCGGTCAGTTTCCGGATGCAGGGTTCTCAAAGGCGAGTTACTTTCGGAATATTCAGGTCGTTGACAGCTCTAATAATCTGAAGGAACCAAAAGGGATCAACACTTTCACTGAGAAATCGAATTGCTATGATGTTGAGGTTAGTAAGAATGATGATTGGGGGCATTACTTTTACTATGGAGGTCCTGGAAGAAACGCTAACTGTCAGTAGAGGATgaacaaaagaaagaagatgtaGAGGAATACTTGTGCTGGATTCTTACTTGATGTTTAAGTGAAGTGTAGAAAGATcgtttttgttgattttttcttACACTTTACTATCTGTTTTGTTTCCATGGacgtt
This genomic stretch from Brassica napus cultivar Da-Ae chromosome C9, Da-Ae, whole genome shotgun sequence harbors:
- the LOC106382105 gene encoding uncharacterized protein LOC106382105, which encodes MSAAAHFSNDRVYKGFLVWLCFWGWLSLTCAGRLSVSSQNLQVHKHLKRLNKPAVKSIQSPDGDIIDCVHISKQPAFDHPFLKDHKIQMNPSTTPELLFEENKVSKKPKVERINPVTQLWHQNGVCSEGTIPVRRTKKEDVLRASSVKRYGKKKHRTVPLPRSADPDLANQSGHQHAIAYVEGGKFYGAKATINVWEPKVQSPNEFSLSQLWILGGSFGQDLNSIEAGWQVSPDLYGDNNTRLFTYWTSDAYQATGCYNLLCSGFIQVNSQIAMGASISPVSGFHNPQYDISITIWKDPKEGHWWMQFGDGYVLGYWPSFLFSYLADSASIVEWGGEVVNMEEDGHHTTTQMGSGQFPDAGFSKASYFRNIQVVDSSNNLKEPKGINTFTEKSNCYDVEVSKNDDWGHYFYYGGPGRNANCQ